DNA sequence from the Arthrobacter sp. V1I9 genome:
TTTGCTCAGTTCGTCGTCCGGAAAGGACTGCTCAGCGGCATGTTCGCTCGGAAGCGACGCCAGGCTGCCTTCCACCTCTCGCCAGACGCGGCCGACGGCGATGCCGAAGACTCCCTGGCCGCCCTGGACGAGGTCAATGACTTCATCCGCGGATGTGCACTCGTAGACGCTGGCGCCGTCGCTCATCAGCGTGATCTGGGCGAGGTCCTCCACACCGCGTTCACGCAGGTGTTCTACCGCGGTGCGGATCTGCTGCAGTGATACGCCGGTGTCCAGCAGGCGCTTGACCACCTTGAGGACGAGGATGTCGCGGAAGCCGTACAGCCGCTGGGATCCTGAGCCGGCGGCGCCGCGAACGGCAGGTTCCACAAGTCCGGTGCGTGCCCAGTAATCCAACTGGCGGTATGTGATGCCCGCTGCCTTGCACGCGGTGGGACCCCGGTATCCGGCGTCTTCGTCAAGGACAGGGAGGTCTTCGGTGAACAGGAGGCCCTGAGCACCGCTTGCGGGCACAGCAACACCAGCCGTGGGCTGTTTCAGCCCTCCTGCTTCGCCTTTGGGACTCACCTGGATCCTCCTTGTCATAAGCTCCGCGGGAAGAACTGCAGCAGCCTCAACAGGAATGAAGATCATGCCTGTAATTTCCGCGGGGCGCACCTTCCAGTGTGACTTGCGCGGCTGCCGTAAGCAATGGGAACTCGATACTTAGACGTTAGGCCCGCGGAGACCCAAGGTCAAAGACGTTGGGCCCTTCGAAGAGGCGTGTCGAAACTTTCATCCTCGACTTTAACCTTAATGTGACCTTAGCCGTCGAAATCCTCGGGTTCCACGTCGTCCAGGAACTCGCGGAACCGGCGCATCTCACGCTCTTCGTCCACGGTGGGACCGGGCTCCGTGTCCTCACCCTCGTCGTGTTCCGTGATCCGGACGCCGGCTTCGTCCATGACGGAATCCGCGCACCAAATCCGGCACTTGGCACGGAGGGCGACGGCGAGGGCGTCGGAGGCACGCGAACTGACAGTGGTGCCGTTTTCGAACTGGAGCTGGCCGTAGAAGATGTTGTCCTCCACTGCCACGATGTTCACGCTGACCACGGAGTGGCCCAGCGACTCGACCACATCCACCAGGAGGTCGTGCGTCATGGGCCTGGGCGGAACCACTCCCTGCTGGGCAAGGGCGATTGCGCTGGCTTCAGGGGTGCCAATCCAGATGGGCACGTGGCGTTCCCCGTGCATTTCCCGCAGGAGGACCAGCGGCTGGTTGGAAGGCAGTTCGATCCGAACGCCTACGATCTCGACTTCAATCATCAGATGTCCATGCGTGAGATGTGGTCCTGCACCAGAGCACGGTGCAGGTTGAGGCAGAGGTCGCTGATTTCGCGGGCAGCCTCCGCCGCCCGCGCCTGGGACGCGGCGTCCTTGCGCGAAGCAAGCGGCGCCACGGCGCGTTCCACCAGGCCGAACTCCCTTTCGGCAGCTGCCTGAAAGGGCCGGAGGTGCCTGGGCTCGAGCCCGTGGCTTTCCAGCTGTACGCAGGCCCGGGCCACCTGGAGAGCGTGCTCGTCGAATTGCCCGTTAGAGTGGCTGACGAGACCGAAGCTCAGAAGGGCCTGGAGCAGGGAAACGCTGGCGCCGGACTCCGTGCGGAGCTGCTCTTCGGTGAGCTTCCGTCCCCGGTTCTGCAGTTCCACGGCCAGCTCGTCCGAGACGATGCGCGGGGACACCACGACGCCGGGCGGCAGGTTCTCGGGGCGCTCTCCCCTGTCGATGGCGTCAAGGTAGTCCTTGATCACCTTCAAGGGAAGGTACTGGTCCCGCTGCAGAGCCAGCACAAAACGCAGCCGCTCCACATCGCCGTCGGAATACTGCCGGTAGCCCGCCGGCGTGCGGCGGGGATTAATCAGCCCTTTTTCCTCGAGGAACCTGATTTTTGACGCTGTCATGCCAGGGAAGTCGCCGCTGAGCTGAGCGAGGACTTCGCCGATGTTCAGGACCTGCGGTCCCCGGCGTTCCGGTTGTGCCATTGCCACAGGCAGCGGTCCCCGGATCAGCCGCGGCCTGCAGCGCTGGCAGGGCTCAGGTAGAAGGTGAGGCGGAACTTGCCGATCTGGACTTCACTGCCGGACTTCAGCTCGACGCTGTCCACGCGGTCGTGGTTGACGTAGGTGCCGTTCAGGCTGTTTTTGTCCACCACCTCGAAGCTCCGCGCGGTGCGCCGGAATTCCACGTGCCGGCGGGAGACCGTGACGTCGTCCAGGAAGATGTCGGCATCGGGGTGACGGCCCGCGGTGGTGACATCCGAGTCAAGCAGGAAGCGGGCACCGGCGTTGGGGCCGCTGTGCGCAACCAGGAGGGCGGAGCCGGCCGGCAGTGCCTCCACCGAGCTGCGCTCGTCCGAGGAAAGTTTTGGTGCAATCGTAGGCTCATCGCGCACCGGGGTGAGATGGATTGAGGTGGTCTCCGACGCCCTGGCCGCACCATTGCCGTATTCCCCATCGGCAGGGTTGTTTGTGTGGCCAGCCATGGATTCCTCCTCTTCCGCTGCAGCTCTCACGCCTGCAAGTAACATTTGCCGTCCAGGCCTGCCTCGCAGGTCCTGCACCGGCGCCCGATCCGGCCGCTGACGTGCGAAGACGTACTGTCCTCACAGCTGGCCGAACCGGATTCACCGGTTAGCTTTTAGCCTACCTGTTGTTCGTACTCGGATGCACTGAGCAACGACTCAACGGCGTCCGCTTCGGCGAGTTTGACTTCAATGAGCCAGCCGTCGCCGTAGGGATCAGTGTTAATCAGCGCAGAATCCGTGTCGAGGGACTCATTGCGGGCCACTACCTCACCGGTGACCGGCGCGTAGATGTCGCTGACGCTCTTGGTGGATTCGACTTCACCCACAACTTCGTTCGCCGTAATCCTGGTGCCCACTTCCGGCATCTGGGCGTACACCACATCGCCCAGTGCGTCCTGGGCGAAGTCGGTGATGCCCACCCGCACCACCCCGTCGGCGTTGGGAGCAGAAATCCACTCATGTTCGGCGGTGTAGGACAGGTCTTCGGGAATGTTGCTCATCAGGGGCCTTTCATGGGGTACGAACACCAGTGTCAGCGGGGCCAAAAGGGCCGCCGCTGAAAGTATAGGCACAACTGCCGGGGCGTTCGCCGGGGATTCTGACAAGATGGGACCCATGACCGTATGCACCCTTCCGGGTCGCCGGGAAGCCGCAGGGTAACCAATGCCCGAACTTCCCGAGGTGGCCGGCCTGGCTGAATTTCTTGACGAGCATCTGCAGGGAACCTCGGTGACCAAAGTGCAGATCGTTTCCTTCGCTGTCCTCAAGACCGCCGATCCGCCCTTCAACGCCTTGGAAGGCAGGACGGTGACCGGCGTGCGGCGCTTCGGCAAGTTCGTCAGCATCGACACCGGAGGAATTTCGCTGGTGTTCCATCTGGCAAGGGCGGGCTGGGTGCGCTTCACGGACTCCCCCACCGACGCCCAACTGCGGATGGGCAAGGGCCACATCGCGGCGCGCTTTGCTTTCACCGGCCCGGACGGGCCGCGCGGCATCGACCTTACGGAGGCCGGTACCAAAAAGAGCCTGGCCGTCTATGTGGTGCGGGATCCCCAGGACGTGCCGGGCATCGCCACGCTCGGGCCGGATCCCTTCACCGAGGCGTTCGACGCCGACATGCTGGCCGAGATCCTCGCTGGCAGTTCCCAGCAGATCAAGGGCCTCCTGAGGAGCCAGAGCGTGATCGCAGGCATCGGCAATGCGTACAGTGACGAGATCCTGCACGCCGCGCGGATCTCGCCCTTTGCCACCGCCAGGTCACTGGACCGCGAAACAGTGCAGGTCCTTTACGATTCCATCCACGGCGTACTGGGGACGGCACTGGCCGAGGCCAGCGGCAAGCCGCCCAAGGACCTGAAGGACGTCAAACGCAGCCACATGCGGGTCCACGCCCGGACCGGCGAGCCGTGCCCGGTGTGCGGAGACACCGTGCGGGAAGTTTCCTTCGCCGATACGGCCCTTCAGTACTGCCCCACGTGCCAGACGAAGGGCAAGATCCTTGCTGACCGCAGGACGTCGAAGTTCCTGAAGTAGGTAGGCCCAACTACTGCCACTAGTCACCGCCCCGGCCAGATGGACCGGAAACAAGAAAAAGGCCGGAGCCACGCGTTTCCGCGTGGCTCCGGCCTTTATGGTCGGGCTGACAGGATTTGAACCTGCGACCCCTTGACCCCCAGTCAAGTGCGCTACCAAGCTGCGCTACAGCCCGTTAGTTCCGCCGTTCTCCGCTGCGTTTCATTCGCAGGCTAACCTGCAGAATTCCACCAGCAGTCCGGCCGAACCACCTAGAAGAGCTTACACGATTCCGGAGGGTGCCTGTGACACTTTCCGTGTTTCGAGGCCCTTGTGTGTCGGAATTAACGCTTCTTGCCGCGCTTTTCCC
Encoded proteins:
- a CDS encoding MerR family transcriptional regulator, yielding MSPKGEAGGLKQPTAGVAVPASGAQGLLFTEDLPVLDEDAGYRGPTACKAAGITYRQLDYWARTGLVEPAVRGAAGSGSQRLYGFRDILVLKVVKRLLDTGVSLQQIRTAVEHLRERGVEDLAQITLMSDGASVYECTSADEVIDLVQGGQGVFGIAVGRVWREVEGSLASLPSEHAAEQSFPDDELSKRRAARKIS
- a CDS encoding bifunctional nuclease family protein — protein: MIEVEIVGVRIELPSNQPLVLLREMHGERHVPIWIGTPEASAIALAQQGVVPPRPMTHDLLVDVVESLGHSVVSVNIVAVEDNIFYGQLQFENGTTVSSRASDALAVALRAKCRIWCADSVMDEAGVRITEHDEGEDTEPGPTVDEEREMRRFREFLDDVEPEDFDG
- a CDS encoding MerR family transcriptional regulator, giving the protein MAQPERRGPQVLNIGEVLAQLSGDFPGMTASKIRFLEEKGLINPRRTPAGYRQYSDGDVERLRFVLALQRDQYLPLKVIKDYLDAIDRGERPENLPPGVVVSPRIVSDELAVELQNRGRKLTEEQLRTESGASVSLLQALLSFGLVSHSNGQFDEHALQVARACVQLESHGLEPRHLRPFQAAAEREFGLVERAVAPLASRKDAASQARAAEAAREISDLCLNLHRALVQDHISRMDI
- a CDS encoding FHA domain-containing protein, producing the protein MAGHTNNPADGEYGNGAARASETTSIHLTPVRDEPTIAPKLSSDERSSVEALPAGSALLVAHSGPNAGARFLLDSDVTTAGRHPDADIFLDDVTVSRRHVEFRRTARSFEVVDKNSLNGTYVNHDRVDSVELKSGSEVQIGKFRLTFYLSPASAAGRG
- the gcvH gene encoding glycine cleavage system protein GcvH, with amino-acid sequence MSNIPEDLSYTAEHEWISAPNADGVVRVGITDFAQDALGDVVYAQMPEVGTRITANEVVGEVESTKSVSDIYAPVTGEVVARNESLDTDSALINTDPYGDGWLIEVKLAEADAVESLLSASEYEQQVG
- a CDS encoding Fpg/Nei family DNA glycosylase, whose translation is MPELPEVAGLAEFLDEHLQGTSVTKVQIVSFAVLKTADPPFNALEGRTVTGVRRFGKFVSIDTGGISLVFHLARAGWVRFTDSPTDAQLRMGKGHIAARFAFTGPDGPRGIDLTEAGTKKSLAVYVVRDPQDVPGIATLGPDPFTEAFDADMLAEILAGSSQQIKGLLRSQSVIAGIGNAYSDEILHAARISPFATARSLDRETVQVLYDSIHGVLGTALAEASGKPPKDLKDVKRSHMRVHARTGEPCPVCGDTVREVSFADTALQYCPTCQTKGKILADRRTSKFLK